Proteins encoded within one genomic window of Kibdelosporangium phytohabitans:
- a CDS encoding DUF7711 family protein: protein MKWTKAFQHVEALATACDGARNLPLEVTGLWLHGRFLDARTDLDTVDVALTVDLPEVPWLSAPPGAAHWANATRLSRNPFTPVWRSARTPVSNHAVVRPMLVWDASDGVRADALTALREDNADSFRLDAPSPAQARERLDAELATSLAAMRSCTRAYAEQRWKPGKLEPVADQLHAVTNGYLDLLDARQASASSNQS from the coding sequence ATGAAGTGGACGAAAGCGTTCCAGCACGTCGAAGCCCTGGCGACCGCCTGCGACGGGGCGCGCAACCTGCCACTGGAAGTGACGGGCCTCTGGCTCCACGGCCGGTTTCTGGACGCGCGGACAGATTTGGACACAGTGGACGTGGCACTGACAGTGGACCTGCCGGAGGTGCCCTGGCTGTCGGCACCGCCCGGCGCGGCTCACTGGGCCAACGCGACCCGCCTGTCCCGCAACCCGTTCACGCCGGTGTGGCGGTCGGCGCGGACGCCCGTGAGCAACCACGCCGTGGTTCGGCCCATGCTGGTGTGGGACGCGTCCGACGGCGTGCGCGCCGACGCGTTGACCGCGCTCCGGGAGGACAACGCGGACTCGTTCCGGCTCGACGCACCGAGTCCCGCCCAGGCACGGGAGCGGCTCGACGCGGAGCTGGCGACCAGCCTGGCCGCCATGCGTTCGTGCACACGGGCTTACGCCGAGCAGCGCTGGAAGCCGGGCAAGCTGGAGCCGGTCGCGGACCAGCTCCACGCGGTGACCAACGGCTACCTGGATCTGCTCGACGCGCGTCAGGCGAGCGCTTCGTCCAACCAGTCCTGA
- a CDS encoding serine hydrolase domain-containing protein has protein sequence MLPSTELALLRRVAHEQATCRVPSLVAAVVRGDGLVWSGARGRVDGELPGPDTQYRIGSITKTFIAMLVMRLRDEGKLDLNDSLDKHVPGTVAGDRTIAQLLSHTSGLTAESPGSWWERSPGSDWAALQASLGPESVVLRAGSKLHYSNVGFGVLGELVSRYRGMSWWDAARAELLAPLEMTRTTPHPEAPHALGWAVHPHADVLLPEPAPDAGAMAPAGQLWSTLNDLSRWLRVIAGDTGDVLHPDTVAEMRTPVMVDDGDSWLMGFGLGLQVTRDSGRRMAGHTGSMPGFLACALTDTGSGTGALVLANCTAGVGIVGLSYDLMKIADEHEPLLPTEWAPATTVNQDLLDLTGVWYWGPAVYQLRLLDQAWLELVPVQGAGRASRFRPAGDGTWVGLDAYYAGETLKIVRDSSGAVSHLDLATFIFTRRPYDPAGPIPGGVDPHGWGTRR, from the coding sequence ATGCTGCCTTCCACTGAGCTGGCCCTACTTCGCCGTGTCGCGCACGAGCAGGCCACGTGTCGTGTCCCCTCCCTGGTCGCAGCCGTGGTGCGCGGGGACGGCCTGGTCTGGTCCGGTGCGCGCGGCCGGGTCGACGGCGAGCTGCCCGGTCCGGACACCCAGTACCGGATCGGATCGATCACGAAGACGTTCATCGCCATGCTCGTCATGCGGTTGCGTGACGAGGGCAAACTCGACCTCAACGACTCACTCGACAAGCACGTGCCCGGCACTGTCGCCGGCGATCGCACCATCGCCCAGTTGCTGTCGCACACTTCCGGGCTGACCGCCGAGTCGCCCGGCAGTTGGTGGGAGCGCTCACCCGGTTCGGACTGGGCCGCGTTGCAGGCCAGCCTCGGTCCCGAGTCGGTCGTGCTGCGCGCCGGGAGCAAGCTGCACTACTCCAACGTCGGCTTCGGTGTGCTCGGCGAGCTCGTCTCCCGCTACCGGGGCATGAGCTGGTGGGACGCGGCGCGGGCGGAACTGCTCGCGCCACTGGAGATGACGCGGACGACGCCGCACCCGGAAGCTCCACACGCGCTCGGCTGGGCCGTGCACCCGCACGCTGACGTGCTGCTGCCCGAACCCGCGCCCGACGCCGGTGCCATGGCTCCCGCCGGCCAGCTCTGGTCGACACTTAACGACCTCTCGCGCTGGTTGCGTGTGATCGCCGGTGACACCGGCGATGTGCTGCACCCTGACACCGTGGCTGAGATGCGTACGCCCGTGATGGTGGACGACGGGGACAGCTGGCTGATGGGCTTCGGCCTCGGCCTGCAGGTCACGCGGGATTCCGGACGGCGGATGGCCGGGCACACCGGGTCGATGCCCGGGTTCCTGGCGTGCGCGCTGACCGACACCGGCAGTGGCACGGGCGCGCTCGTGCTCGCCAACTGCACGGCCGGGGTCGGCATCGTCGGACTTTCATACGATCTGATGAAAATCGCCGACGAGCACGAGCCGTTGCTGCCGACCGAGTGGGCACCGGCCACAACCGTGAACCAGGACCTGCTGGACCTCACAGGTGTGTGGTACTGGGGACCTGCCGTGTACCAGTTGCGGCTGCTCGACCAGGCGTGGCTCGAACTCGTGCCGGTGCAGGGTGCTGGTCGCGCGTCTCGTTTCCGTCCGGCGGGTGACGGCACCTGGGTCGGGCTGGATGCCTACTATGCTGGGGAAACGCTCAAGATCGTGCGTGACTCGAGCGGTGCGGTGTCCCATTTGGACCTGGCGACGTTCATCTTCACCCGCAGGCCGTACGACCCGGCAGGCCCGATCCCCGGGGGTGTCGACCCTCACGGGTGGGGTACGCGCCGATAG
- the serC gene encoding phosphoserine transaminase, with the protein MTQTVDPATLQLPAELKPSDGRFGCGPSKVRPEQLARLASEGAAYLGTSHRQKPVKSLVGRVRAGLRELFSLPDGYEVVLGNGGTTAFWDAAAFGLVNDKAQHFTNGEFSAKFAKVTQTAPFLSDSIVVKAEPGTAPEITYAEGADLVGWAQNETSTGVVMPVVRPQGSGDALIAVDATSAAGGVPVKAEDFDVYYFAPQKNFASDGGLWIALMSPAALERVNSIGASGRWVPEFLSLPTALDNSVKDQTYNTPSVATLFLLADQIEWINGNGGLSWSTGRTADSSSRLYTWAEKTSYTTPYVANPADRSQVVGTIDFADEVDAAAVAKALRANGIVDVEPYRKLGRNQLRVAMFPAIEPDDVTALTTSIEWVVDQLT; encoded by the coding sequence ATGACGCAGACCGTTGATCCCGCCACGCTGCAGTTGCCCGCCGAGCTCAAGCCGTCCGACGGTCGTTTCGGCTGCGGCCCGTCCAAGGTGCGGCCGGAGCAGCTGGCCCGCCTGGCTTCCGAGGGTGCCGCCTACCTGGGCACGTCGCACCGCCAGAAGCCGGTCAAGTCCCTGGTCGGCCGGGTGCGCGCGGGCCTGCGCGAGCTGTTCTCGCTGCCGGACGGCTACGAGGTCGTGCTCGGCAACGGTGGCACGACCGCGTTCTGGGACGCTGCCGCGTTCGGCCTGGTGAACGACAAGGCGCAGCACTTCACCAACGGCGAGTTCTCCGCGAAGTTCGCCAAGGTCACCCAGACCGCGCCGTTCCTGTCCGACTCGATCGTGGTCAAGGCCGAGCCGGGAACCGCGCCGGAGATCACGTACGCCGAGGGCGCCGACCTGGTCGGCTGGGCGCAGAACGAGACCTCCACCGGTGTGGTCATGCCGGTGGTGCGGCCGCAGGGTTCCGGTGACGCGCTGATCGCGGTGGACGCGACCAGTGCGGCAGGTGGTGTGCCGGTCAAGGCCGAGGACTTCGACGTCTACTACTTCGCGCCGCAGAAGAACTTCGCTTCCGACGGCGGGCTGTGGATCGCGCTGATGTCCCCGGCGGCGCTGGAGCGGGTCAACTCGATCGGCGCGAGCGGCCGGTGGGTGCCTGAGTTCCTGTCGCTGCCGACCGCGCTGGACAACTCGGTGAAGGACCAGACGTACAACACGCCGTCCGTGGCGACGTTGTTCCTGCTGGCCGACCAGATCGAGTGGATCAACGGCAACGGCGGGCTGTCCTGGTCGACCGGCCGGACCGCGGACTCGTCGTCGCGGCTGTACACCTGGGCCGAGAAGACCTCGTACACCACTCCGTACGTGGCGAACCCGGCGGACCGCTCGCAGGTCGTCGGCACGATCGACTTCGCCGACGAGGTGGACGCCGCCGCGGTGGCGAAGGCGTTGCGCGCCAACGGGATCGTCGACGTCGAGCCGTACCGCAAGCTGGGCCGCAACCAGCTGCGGGTGGCGATGTTCCCGGCCATCGAGCCGGACGACGTGACAGCCCTGACGACCTCCATCGAGTGGGTCGTCGACCAGCTCACCTGA
- a CDS encoding response regulator, which translates to MIRVLLVDDHPVVREGLRGMLDAEPDLTVVGEAGSGEEAVAMAAAARPDVILMDLRMPGLDGAGATEKIMSSNTSSKVIVLTTYETDADILRAVEAGATGYLLKDASRAELAGAIRAATRGETVLAPSVAGRLMRRIRQPAQQSLTAREVQVLRLVAKGQTNAEIGASLHISETTVKTHLLRVFNKLGVSDRTAAVTTAMDQGAL; encoded by the coding sequence GTGATCAGGGTGCTGCTCGTCGACGACCACCCGGTCGTGCGGGAAGGACTGCGCGGCATGCTGGACGCCGAGCCGGACCTGACGGTGGTCGGCGAGGCCGGATCGGGCGAGGAGGCCGTCGCGATGGCAGCGGCTGCCCGGCCGGACGTGATCCTGATGGACCTGCGGATGCCCGGCCTCGACGGCGCCGGCGCGACCGAGAAGATCATGTCGTCGAACACCAGCAGCAAGGTCATCGTGCTCACGACGTACGAGACGGACGCGGACATCCTGCGCGCGGTCGAAGCGGGCGCGACCGGCTACCTGCTCAAGGACGCGTCCCGCGCCGAGCTGGCCGGTGCGATCAGGGCCGCGACGCGCGGCGAAACCGTTCTGGCGCCGTCGGTTGCCGGTCGGCTGATGCGGCGGATCCGTCAACCGGCGCAGCAGTCGCTGACCGCACGGGAGGTCCAGGTGCTCCGGCTGGTCGCGAAAGGACAAACGAACGCCGAGATCGGCGCGTCGCTGCACATCAGCGAGACCACGGTGAAAACGCACCTGCTGCGCGTGTTCAACAAGCTGGGTGTCTCCGACCGGACCGCGGCCGTCACCACCGCGATGGACCAAGGCGCCCTGTAA
- a CDS encoding sensor histidine kinase, whose protein sequence is MTDDAGMRYFWLWDVFFTFVYVVVVSLVLFVAEQATAVEKAGSIALLSVIGICYATFAKRFIITERFGWQLNLFAAVLFLSVAGSAFLVPYTQYAFFGVIPLLFMSLRLVFAIALVAVSIAFTTLFATIGDPNANWANSALAIAISVIFSVMIGIWIDKVVQQSTERGELIAKLEASQAEVGRLSHEAGVAGERERLAGEIHDTLAQGFTSIITLVQAAESELGRDEAQVRRHMALALRTARENLAESRALVAALAPAELTESSVVDAIRRQAAKLAEETGVAAEVVVQGDRRPLPTGIDVVLLRTVQESLSNVRKHAHAGSVEIVLSYQDESIVVIVSDDGTGFDSAAPTSGFGLRGMRSRIEQVGGSLSVTSSPGSGTTVELEVCT, encoded by the coding sequence GTGACCGACGACGCCGGAATGCGGTACTTCTGGCTGTGGGACGTGTTCTTCACGTTCGTCTACGTCGTGGTCGTCTCCTTGGTGCTGTTCGTGGCCGAGCAGGCGACCGCGGTGGAGAAGGCGGGTTCGATCGCGCTGCTGTCGGTGATCGGGATCTGCTACGCCACCTTCGCGAAGCGGTTCATCATCACGGAACGGTTTGGCTGGCAGCTCAACCTGTTCGCGGCCGTGCTGTTCCTGTCCGTCGCCGGGTCGGCGTTCCTCGTCCCGTACACCCAGTACGCCTTCTTCGGCGTCATCCCGTTGCTGTTCATGAGCTTGCGGTTGGTCTTCGCGATCGCGCTGGTGGCGGTGTCCATCGCCTTCACCACGTTGTTCGCCACGATCGGGGACCCGAACGCGAACTGGGCCAACTCCGCGCTGGCGATCGCCATCAGCGTGATCTTCTCGGTGATGATCGGGATCTGGATCGACAAGGTGGTCCAGCAGAGCACCGAACGCGGTGAGCTGATCGCGAAGCTGGAGGCCAGCCAGGCCGAGGTCGGCAGGTTGTCGCACGAGGCGGGTGTCGCGGGTGAGCGGGAGCGGCTGGCCGGCGAGATCCACGACACCCTGGCGCAGGGCTTCACCAGCATCATCACCCTGGTGCAGGCCGCGGAATCGGAGCTCGGCCGGGACGAGGCGCAGGTGCGCAGGCACATGGCGCTCGCGCTGCGCACAGCGCGCGAGAACCTGGCCGAATCCCGTGCGCTGGTCGCCGCGCTGGCGCCGGCCGAGCTGACCGAGAGTTCCGTGGTCGACGCGATCCGGCGGCAGGCGGCCAAACTCGCCGAGGAGACCGGGGTCGCGGCCGAAGTCGTCGTGCAGGGCGACCGGCGGCCGTTGCCGACCGGGATCGACGTGGTGCTGCTGCGGACGGTGCAGGAATCACTGTCCAACGTGCGCAAGCACGCGCACGCCGGTTCGGTCGAGATTGTACTGTCCTATCAGGACGAGTCGATTGTCGTCATCGTCAGCGACGACGGCACCGGCTTCGACTCGGCCGCGCCGACCAGCGGATTCGGGTTGCGCGGGATGCGGTCCCGGATCGAGCAGGTCGGCGGATCGTTGTCGGTGACCAGCTCGCCCGGATCGGGTACGACGGTCGAACTGGAGGTGTGCACGTGA
- a CDS encoding ABC transporter permease, whose product MTTLALPSPLAIGLARGLTELKLFFRNKEQAIFTFAFPAGILAVIGSVFSQPYGDTGVESNQVLAASMVGAGIIATSFVNLSVSVALDREDGTLSRLRGTPMPAVSYFIGKIILVLVASIAETVLILAVGVGMYDLDLPTAPGKWLTFTWVFVLSVVSCSLIGIFTASLAKSASSASAVANLPYVGLQFISGVYMNPITWLPAGMVTVASFFPIKWSAQGFRSVFLPDSMARYEMAGTWELGKTSLVLGAWCVAGLVLCLVTFRWSNTRR is encoded by the coding sequence ATGACCACTCTCGCACTGCCTTCGCCGCTGGCGATCGGGCTCGCCCGTGGCCTGACCGAGCTGAAGTTGTTCTTCCGCAACAAGGAACAGGCGATCTTCACCTTCGCGTTCCCGGCCGGGATCCTCGCCGTGATCGGCTCGGTGTTCAGCCAGCCGTACGGGGACACCGGCGTCGAGTCCAACCAGGTGCTCGCCGCGAGCATGGTCGGCGCGGGCATCATCGCCACGTCGTTCGTGAACCTGAGCGTCAGCGTCGCGCTCGACCGGGAGGACGGCACGCTGTCGCGGCTGCGCGGCACACCGATGCCCGCGGTCTCCTACTTCATCGGCAAGATCATCCTCGTGCTGGTGGCGAGTATCGCCGAGACGGTGCTGATCCTCGCGGTCGGTGTCGGCATGTACGACCTCGACCTGCCGACCGCACCCGGCAAGTGGCTGACGTTCACGTGGGTCTTCGTGCTCTCGGTCGTGAGCTGCTCGCTGATCGGCATCTTCACCGCTTCGCTGGCGAAGTCCGCGTCGAGCGCGTCCGCTGTGGCGAACCTGCCGTACGTGGGCCTGCAGTTCATCTCCGGCGTCTACATGAACCCGATCACGTGGCTGCCCGCGGGTATGGTCACAGTGGCGTCGTTCTTCCCGATCAAGTGGTCGGCACAGGGCTTCCGGTCGGTGTTCCTGCCGGACAGCATGGCGAGGTACGAGATGGCGGGAACATGGGAACTGGGCAAGACCTCACTGGTCCTTGGCGCCTGGTGCGTCGCCGGCCTCGTGCTGTGCCTGGTGACGTTCCGGTGGAGCAACACCCGCCGGTGA
- a CDS encoding ABC transporter ATP-binding protein, whose amino-acid sequence MTAIRVRGLRKAYPKIQAVAGIDLDVERGEVFALLGPNGAGKTTTVEILEGHRKRDEGTVSVLDADPGTAGRAWRARIGMVLQTATDAAELTVNETIRHFARYYPRPRQPEEVIELCGLREKAGARVKGLSGGQRRRLDVALGIIGTPELLFLDEPTTGFDPEARRKFWSLIQKLAADGTTIVLTTHYLDEAEALADRVAVIAKGEVVAQGAPGDLGGRAQREATVRWFDRNGEQSVRTSTPTKVIGELSLGGGELTGLTVTRPSLEDVYLDLVGEAR is encoded by the coding sequence ATGACGGCGATACGAGTACGGGGCCTGCGCAAGGCTTACCCGAAGATCCAGGCGGTCGCCGGTATCGACCTGGACGTCGAACGCGGCGAGGTGTTCGCGTTGCTCGGCCCCAACGGGGCCGGGAAGACCACGACCGTGGAGATCCTCGAAGGGCACCGCAAACGCGACGAGGGCACGGTGTCCGTGCTCGACGCGGACCCCGGCACCGCCGGGCGGGCGTGGCGGGCGCGGATCGGCATGGTGCTGCAGACCGCGACCGACGCGGCCGAGTTGACCGTGAACGAGACGATCCGGCACTTCGCGCGGTACTACCCGCGTCCGCGCCAGCCGGAGGAGGTGATCGAACTCTGCGGCCTGCGGGAGAAGGCAGGCGCACGGGTGAAGGGCCTGTCCGGTGGGCAGCGCAGGCGGCTCGACGTCGCGCTCGGCATCATCGGCACGCCCGAACTGCTCTTCCTCGACGAGCCGACCACCGGTTTCGACCCCGAGGCGCGCAGGAAGTTCTGGAGCCTGATCCAGAAGCTCGCCGCGGACGGCACCACGATCGTGCTGACCACGCACTACCTCGACGAAGCCGAGGCGCTGGCCGACCGGGTGGCGGTGATCGCGAAGGGCGAGGTGGTCGCCCAGGGCGCCCCGGGCGATCTGGGCGGACGCGCGCAGCGGGAGGCGACTGTGCGCTGGTTCGACCGCAACGGCGAACAGTCGGTGCGCACGTCGACGCCCACGAAGGTGATCGGTGAGCTCTCCCTTGGGGGTGGAGAGCTCACCGGTCTCACCGTCACCCGCCCGTCGCTCGAAGACGTCTACCTCGACCTGGTCGGAGAAGCCCGATGA
- a CDS encoding cytochrome P450, with protein MLTLSEVRTIAGSLAIRGTSRLLAEAGDLVCALESPRHLANPYPLYERIRAKGPVYSGLSRVYAITSHALCSAALRDPGLGVRTRAGQMIGESTNALADTFVSMDEPDHARLRKVAAPAFRPKLIRQMRASVEATTHRLLDRLGDEFDMMTDFAAPLPISVISDLLGIPAGDRGRFARYGQIVGRAFDGLSSRGHLREYVAAVADLRELFSRLMAERRTDPGEDAISMLVTAETDEKITADELIATCRLLLIAGFETTVNMIGNATVLFAEDRDQWQLLRSRPDLAPGAVEEVLRYESPLPMLNRYPHEPYEIDGHPIPVDRPIIVITAAANRDAKVFPDPHRFDITRPEAVQHLAFGGGPHFCLGAPLSRLEGDVALRALAERLPELRLAGEAVRRKSTIIRGFLSVPVMK; from the coding sequence GTGTTGACACTCAGTGAAGTCCGGACCATCGCGGGCAGCCTCGCCATCCGCGGTACCAGCAGACTGCTCGCCGAGGCGGGTGATCTCGTCTGCGCGCTCGAGAGCCCGCGCCACCTGGCGAACCCCTACCCGCTGTACGAGCGCATCCGGGCCAAAGGGCCCGTCTACTCAGGGCTTTCCCGTGTCTACGCGATCACTTCCCACGCGCTTTGCTCCGCTGCGTTGCGTGACCCGGGGCTGGGGGTGCGCACGAGGGCCGGTCAGATGATCGGTGAGTCCACCAACGCCCTCGCTGACACGTTCGTGTCCATGGACGAGCCTGATCACGCGCGGCTGCGCAAGGTCGCCGCGCCCGCGTTCCGCCCCAAGCTCATCCGGCAGATGCGGGCCAGTGTCGAGGCGACCACCCATCGGCTGCTCGACCGGCTCGGCGACGAGTTCGACATGATGACGGACTTCGCCGCACCGCTGCCCATCTCCGTGATCAGCGATCTGCTCGGCATTCCCGCCGGTGACCGGGGCCGGTTCGCGCGTTACGGCCAGATCGTCGGCCGGGCGTTCGACGGGCTCAGCAGCCGGGGGCACCTGCGGGAGTACGTGGCCGCTGTGGCGGATCTGCGTGAGCTGTTCAGCCGCCTGATGGCAGAGCGCCGCACCGATCCCGGCGAGGACGCGATCAGCATGCTCGTCACGGCCGAGACCGACGAGAAGATCACCGCCGACGAGCTGATCGCGACGTGCCGCCTGCTGCTGATCGCCGGGTTCGAGACGACCGTGAACATGATCGGCAACGCGACCGTGCTCTTCGCCGAGGACCGCGACCAGTGGCAACTGCTGAGGTCCCGACCGGATCTGGCGCCCGGCGCGGTCGAGGAGGTCCTGCGGTACGAGTCGCCTCTGCCGATGCTCAACCGCTACCCGCACGAGCCGTACGAGATCGACGGCCACCCGATCCCGGTGGACCGGCCGATCATCGTCATCACAGCCGCCGCCAACCGCGACGCCAAGGTGTTCCCCGACCCGCACCGGTTCGACATCACGCGTCCCGAGGCCGTGCAGCACCTGGCTTTCGGCGGCGGCCCGCACTTCTGCCTCGGTGCCCCGCTGTCCAGGTTGGAGGGTGACGTCGCGCTGCGCGCGCTCGCCGAGCGGTTGCCGGAGTTACGCCTCGCCGGCGAAGCCGTGCGCCGCAAGTCGACCATCATCCGCGGCTTCCTGAGCGTCCCGGTGATGAAGTAG
- a CDS encoding citrate synthase 2 — protein sequence MSTPTVHPPQAGFDDDGHKPGLEGVIAFRTQIAEPDRDGGALRYRGVDIEDLVGRVTFGNVWALLVDGRFGPGLPPAEPFPIPVHTGDVRVDVQAALAMLAPIWGFQPLLDITDLEARAQLARASVMALSYVAQSARGIGHPAVTESRINECETITERFMTRWRGEPDPAHIKAIDAYWVSAAEHGMNASTFTARVIASTGADVAAALSGGIGAMSGPLHGGAPARVLPMIEAVERSGDARGYVKGVLDRGERLMGFGHRVYRAEDPRARVLRRTCRELGAARYEAADALEQAALAELRERRPDRAIETNVEFWAAVILDFAEVPPHMMPAMFTCARTAGWCAHILEQKQTGKLIRPSARYTGPEPRKPEEVEGWDSIG from the coding sequence ATGTCGACACCAACAGTGCACCCACCGCAGGCCGGCTTCGACGACGACGGCCACAAGCCCGGTCTCGAAGGAGTCATCGCGTTCCGCACGCAGATCGCCGAACCGGACAGGGACGGCGGAGCGCTGCGCTACCGAGGGGTGGACATCGAAGACCTCGTGGGCCGCGTGACCTTCGGCAACGTCTGGGCGCTGCTCGTCGACGGCCGGTTCGGCCCGGGGCTGCCGCCGGCCGAGCCGTTCCCGATCCCGGTGCACACCGGGGACGTCCGGGTGGACGTGCAGGCCGCGCTGGCGATGCTCGCCCCGATCTGGGGATTCCAGCCGCTGCTGGACATCACGGACCTTGAGGCAAGGGCGCAGCTGGCACGGGCGTCGGTGATGGCACTGTCCTATGTAGCCCAGTCGGCACGGGGAATCGGCCACCCGGCGGTCACCGAAAGCCGGATAAACGAATGCGAAACGATCACTGAACGGTTCATGACCCGCTGGCGCGGAGAACCGGACCCGGCCCACATCAAAGCGATCGACGCCTACTGGGTGTCGGCGGCGGAGCACGGGATGAACGCGTCGACGTTCACGGCCAGGGTGATCGCCTCGACCGGAGCGGACGTGGCAGCGGCGCTGTCAGGGGGAATCGGCGCGATGTCCGGCCCGCTGCACGGCGGGGCGCCCGCGCGAGTGCTGCCGATGATCGAGGCAGTCGAACGTTCAGGAGACGCACGCGGATACGTGAAGGGCGTGCTGGACCGCGGGGAACGCCTGATGGGCTTCGGCCACAGGGTGTACCGCGCGGAAGACCCACGCGCACGCGTCCTGCGCAGGACCTGCCGCGAACTGGGCGCAGCGCGTTACGAGGCTGCCGACGCACTGGAACAGGCAGCGCTGGCCGAGTTGCGTGAACGCAGGCCGGACCGCGCGATCGAGACGAACGTGGAGTTCTGGGCCGCGGTGATCCTGGACTTCGCGGAAGTACCGCCGCACATGATGCCCGCGATGTTCACGTGCGCCCGGACCGCGGGCTGGTGCGCGCACATCCTGGAGCAGAAGCAGACGGGGAAGCTGATCCGCCCGTCGGCGCGGTACACGGGACCCGAGCCGCGCAAGCCCGAGGAAGTCGAAGGCTGGGACAGCATCGGCTAA
- a CDS encoding ornithine cyclodeaminase family protein, with amino-acid sequence MRILSAADVEHLLTLGECVDVMADALMARANGQVEQPLRTPFQPSSTNAFEVWMPAYRGGDRPLFGTKLLCIVPDNPVRGMDAHQGAVTLFDGVTGEPLAFMNASALTEIRTAAVSALATRELARHDAGTLAIIGAGVQAEAHLRAIPLVRQIRHAKVFSPRSAPAFVERMDVAFELEAAASVEEAVRDADIVVTVTTSTEPVLRREWIRPGTHVNAVGASTLRHQEVDKATVLAAELYVDAMQSVLGEAKEFQDDPPPVRGELGDLLVGKVPGRSGPEAITVFRSLGIATEDLFAADYVLRKAVELGAGVDAPI; translated from the coding sequence ATGCGAATCCTCTCCGCCGCGGACGTCGAACACCTCCTCACGCTGGGGGAGTGCGTCGACGTGATGGCCGACGCGCTCATGGCCAGGGCGAACGGCCAGGTCGAGCAGCCGCTGCGGACGCCGTTCCAGCCTTCGTCGACCAATGCGTTCGAGGTGTGGATGCCCGCGTACCGCGGCGGTGACCGGCCGCTGTTCGGCACCAAACTGCTGTGCATTGTTCCGGACAACCCGGTGCGCGGGATGGACGCGCACCAGGGAGCGGTCACGCTCTTCGACGGTGTCACCGGTGAGCCGCTGGCCTTCATGAACGCTTCGGCGCTCACCGAGATCCGGACCGCCGCGGTGTCCGCGCTCGCCACTCGTGAACTGGCTCGCCACGACGCCGGGACCCTCGCGATCATCGGAGCGGGCGTCCAGGCCGAGGCGCATCTGCGCGCCATCCCGCTCGTCCGGCAGATCAGGCACGCGAAGGTGTTCTCCCCGCGGTCCGCGCCCGCGTTCGTCGAGCGGATGGACGTCGCGTTCGAACTCGAAGCCGCTGCCAGCGTCGAGGAAGCCGTGCGGGATGCCGACATCGTCGTCACAGTGACCACGTCGACCGAGCCCGTGCTGCGCCGGGAATGGATCCGCCCCGGCACGCACGTCAACGCGGTCGGGGCGAGCACTCTGCGCCACCAGGAAGTCGACAAGGCGACTGTGCTGGCCGCCGAGCTGTACGTCGACGCGATGCAGTCCGTGCTCGGTGAGGCCAAGGAGTTCCAGGACGACCCGCCGCCGGTCCGCGGCGAACTCGGCGACCTGCTGGTCGGGAAGGTCCCCGGCCGGTCCGGTCCGGAGGCGATCACGGTGTTCCGGTCGCTCGGGATCGCCACCGAGGACTTGTTCGCCGCCGACTACGTGCTGCGCAAGGCCGTCGAACTCGGCGCCGGAGTGGACGCACCCATCTGA
- a CDS encoding urease subunit gamma, protein MHLTPHERDKLLIHVAADVARKRLDRGVQLNYPEAVALITDHVLEGARDGRAVTELVASGRHVLSRDQVLDGVPEMVDAVQVEATFPDGTKLVTVHDPIV, encoded by the coding sequence ATGCACCTGACCCCGCACGAACGGGACAAGCTGCTGATCCACGTGGCGGCCGACGTCGCACGCAAGCGGCTGGACCGCGGCGTGCAGCTGAACTACCCGGAAGCGGTCGCGTTGATCACCGACCACGTCCTCGAAGGCGCGCGCGACGGCCGGGCCGTGACCGAGCTCGTCGCCAGCGGGCGGCACGTGCTCAGCCGTGACCAGGTGCTCGACGGGGTGCCGGAGATGGTGGACGCGGTCCAGGTCGAGGCCACTTTCCCGGACGGCACGAAGCTCGTCACCGTGCACGATCCGATCGTTTAG
- a CDS encoding urease subunit beta: MRPGEIIPADEPVELNPGRPRLLLRVRNTADRPVQVGSHYHFAAANPGLEFDREAAWGHRLDIPAGTSVRFEPGVERAVGLVPIAGRRVVPGLRKEWAGDLDRP, translated from the coding sequence GTGCGCCCAGGCGAGATCATCCCGGCGGACGAGCCGGTCGAGCTGAACCCGGGCAGGCCGCGGCTCCTGCTGCGGGTCCGCAACACAGCCGACCGGCCGGTCCAGGTCGGTTCGCACTACCACTTCGCCGCCGCCAACCCGGGCCTCGAGTTCGACCGCGAGGCCGCGTGGGGCCACCGGCTGGACATCCCCGCTGGGACGTCCGTGCGGTTCGAACCGGGTGTCGAGCGTGCGGTCGGGCTCGTGCCGATCGCCGGCCGGCGCGTCGTTCCCGGACTGCGGAAGGAGTGGGCTGGTGACCTCGATCGACCGTGA